Within the Novosphingobium pentaromativorans US6-1 genome, the region GATCAGCGCCAGTTCGCCGATGGTCACGCGGCTCCACAGCCCGTCGATGACGGCAGCCCCGAAAGCGGTGTAGACGACCAGCAGGATCGAGCCGCGATCGGTGTAGCCCAGCACTTTCTTGTGCCGCGCCACAAACTCGCCGATCCAGGGGCGCAGGAAATGGCCTGCGAGGAACGGCAGCAGCAGTTGCATGGAAATCGTGATCACCGGATCGCTCGAGAAACCGCCCTGCTTCCCGGTGATCAGCACCGCAGTCAGCAAGGGCGTCACGAAGATGCCGGCAAGGTTGGAGAAGGAGGCACTGCACACCGCAGCGGCAACATTGCCCCCGGCAATCGCGGTAAAGGCGATAGATGACTGCACTGTGGAAGGCAGCAGTGTGAGGAACAGCACGCCGGTAGCCAATGCCGGGTCCAGACCGGGAATCGCAGAAACCGCCAGCCCGATCAGCGGGAACAGGACGAAGGTGAGCGATGCCACCGAGACATGCAGCTTCCAGGCCCGCGCGCCGTCCACGATCGCCTCGC harbors:
- a CDS encoding bile acid:sodium symporter family protein, with the protein product MNRLLARFNIDPYLLLLVSTVAFASVLPARGVFADIAGGVADAGIALLFFLHGAKLSREAIVDGARAWKLHVSVASLTFVLFPLIGLAVSAIPGLDPALATGVLFLTLLPSTVQSSIAFTAIAGGNVAAAVCSASFSNLAGIFVTPLLTAVLITGKQGGFSSDPVITISMQLLLPFLAGHFLRPWIGEFVARHKKVLGYTDRGSILLVVYTAFGAAVIDGLWSRVTIGELALIAGISIAILALVLLAANMLGRAMRFSREDLIVLVFCGSKKSLATGVPLAGVLFTQAQVGAIILPLMFFHQIQLMVCAILARRYAAQTTREAIA